The genomic DNA CCCTGTCTCTCCACTACACCTCCCCATTATTAGGAGGCTCCCCATTTTTCACACAAACAGTCAGGGGTTTCCCAGtgcccaccagcagcaccttgtgtgggttggagagcagcagcacctgggacagCACTGCGGGCGGGAGGAGAGGGCTGAAGGCTGGCAGCTCAGAACCAGAGGCTGGTTGTAACTTTATTTGCATggtctgaaagagaaaacaaaagaaacagttTTTAGTCCAGTCTGGGAAAGGGCTGTGAGCCTCACTGAGCCATGGAGCTGGTTAAAGTTACATCAGCCAGACTCTCCATTCAGTGAAAAGCACAGCCTGCCACTAAAGGCCGATATTCCTaaacagccagctctgtgctacACGTGtacagggagcaggagccctgcccaggaggctgaagcagcagctctggagccctcTGGCAGTAGCAAGGCCATGGGCACACACAGTGAAACAGGCACCACTGTACAACAGGATCTCTGTGCAGAGACAGGAAGATCCTTTCCCAAGAGCAAGGCAAATGCTCAGTAAGAAATGGTGACCCTTCTTCTCAGGACCTTTCTGAGCATCTCTGTTCCTTGTCACAGGTTTCTCACCTTTGGGACTGCAGCCTGGAACACTATGTCCTTAATGGGGTGTGCTGAGGTGCTCAGCATGGACAGAACCATCACCAGCACATCTGGTCGGCCGGGAGCCGGGTCTCTGGAGAAGTGGAGCATGGCCTTGAAACCATTCCTGTCATACACAGTGAGGGGAGAGATGGTGCCTGCCAGAGACAAATTGAGAACCAGAATGAAAGCCTGGATTCCTCTCCCATCTGAGGGCAAACAGGAAAGATGGGATAAGGAatagcaaaaaggaaaatgcagacaAACTTTTACTTCCTTTGGCAAACTCACAGACCAAGTGGCACACAGCCCCTGATTTATATCTGCCTCCAAGGCAGAGACAGGAATCTGAATGTCTGCCTTTGGGATTTAGCAGCTCAGGTTTCACCAGTCCTTGAGAGAAGTCAGATGTGGATCCAACAGAGATGTGGTGGGAAAAGCAAAGTGCCTTTCTGAGCGCACACAGGATTTGGCTCCTTACCATCTGTGCCTGGCAAATTCACACCTGACCATCACCATCCTGCCCTTCCAAAATCTGCTAAGAGCTTCACTTGAGACTGAAGGCAGATCAGGATGTCTGTGCACCTGTcctcttccagcagcagtgagagccAAGGCTCTGTGGCCCCGGGCCGAGACCCCAGGGTGACATCCCCAGGAAAtgctctgggctgagctgcagagctgggccatACAGTGTGAAACCAAAAAGCAGAGGTGGAATGAAGAGCTTCCTGCTTCAGGAAGTGGGGCAACTCCCACTCAAAAGTGTCTTTTAGGACTTTTAGGGGAACAACTGTTTGAAGCTTGACTGAAGGTGCGAAGGACAAGGTTTAGAAGCACATTACAAAGATCAGCCAGGGCAGAAAACTCCTGAGCAATGAGTAGGGAGGACAAGGACCTTCTCATGCTATGATCCCTAGCACCTGCTCAAATTCTCAGGTACATTAAGCCCATCACAGAACAGTCATTACTTGTCTCCAGCGACCCACACAGCACGAAGCTACTTTGGCTTCCTGTCCTGCAAAACTCATGGAAGAGCTCGAGtaagcagagctggggcacagaATTGTACTTACTTAGTGTAACTGAAATTAAAGGCACAAAAAGGTTTTCTAGAGAAGCATCATTGGAAGCTGAGTGCAAAGAGGCAGCAGGCTTCAGATCATAGCCTGGACTGAGGAGTGGAGGATCTGCCACTGAGTTACTTGGGAGATCTGGAAAGGGCAATTTCATTGGTGATAAATccctggaaagaaaagcatgcAGAAAGCTTGTATTAAGTGGGGATACTACAGGGAATGTACTGTCTTCTGCTGTGTCTGTCTCTATTCCCAATCCCTCATCCCCTTTAGGTATAAAGAAGCTACAGACTTACACTCTGAGTCCTTGAGGAATTCAAAAACTCTATCATCTGTGGAAGATCTTGCTGTTTCAAAATTCATTAAGGCAGATTTTGGTTCTGTTACTATGGTAAAACTTAGGTTTAGGGCTTTGGAAGTCTGccatccctgagcacagcttctctggagcCCTAGTCAGGCAGATCAAAGTAAATTCCTGCTCAAAGACAtcacagaaagctgaaaatctTCACTAAAGTTTCTTGTAATATGGCAGACTGTATAAGCATACTGTAATAGTCTCCTGCTCTGAAGATCTGTGGAGATTAATTTGATTTGTGAACTGTTCCAAGCTTCCACTGAATGTCTGGAAACTCCCTTGCCACAGTCTGGAGAAAGCTGAGGAAGGTGCTTTTTGAGTGACAGGTTATTATAAAGAGGCCTGACCGTAAGGTTGTTGTTCTTTTAGCTGAACATCACCTTGTTATCAACCAATGGGATTTGTCTCCCCAAATTTCTGACCGTGGGAAGGTCCTGGTGTGCAATTAACTGCAATTAACCAGTGCGTAACTGCAGGAAAGAGCCAATGTGTGCATGGATCACTTGCCATCACTAACCAGAGGTAGCTGAAAGGTTTTCCTAAATCTCCCTGCTGTAAAAGAATTCCTCAGCCCCCAAATCAGACTCCATTATGAAGAGTTTACTTACAAAGATAATGTCTTGGTCCTGGATGGTGGAGAGAGCTGCTCATCCAGGCTCTGGAATTCACTCTTCCCTGCACGGCTgtcttcccagccctgcagtggtgCCAGGCTTTGAACAGCACTTACACCTTCCCTAAAGCCATTGTGTACAGCAGGCTGGAAAATAAGGCTCTTCAGGTTCATGCTGTATAATATCAGCATCAATAAACCTGTTGCACTGAAAAGAACTCTGTTTGTCAAATACCACTACCTAAAGCAGAAATGCATATGAATCATTTGGTTGCAAACTGCACCTGAGAGACAGAGCACAAGGATTCCAGTTTCCCTTCAGAACAGAGTGCTACACCAAAAGGGctgccagggaaaggcagagcaggaatcATCTCTGATTTTTGTCCTTTATACCTTATGGACAGCAAAGTGTCTGAGCATCACTCACCTCTGCTAGGCCAAAATCAGGGGGTGGTTCCTGTGTGACAGGGGAGTTGCTGAGACCTAAGAAAGACACCAAAATACCACCGATCATTTACAGAAAGCAGGAGTTTTCCACAGGTGCTTCCTTTGCTGTCTAACACAACTGGAGACACTGCATCCCTGAAAACCTCCATCTGGAAAGCTCCACTTTCTCTTGGGACTGGCACTGAAGCCAAAGTTCCCCTCTCTTGCCTGAAGACCACAAACCCCAGTAAGGAGGGTGGCACTGAAGTGCACCTACAGACCTaaggagcacagctgctcctcgAGCAGGCAGCTGGAGGTGGTGCTGCCGTGTCGGGGGGCCGaggctgtgtctgcagagggctctggggggctcagggccaCGGCCTCCAGCTCGAGAGAAGTCGATCAGGGTGTAGCTCCTCGTGCGCCGTGGGGCTGCTCGGCACGCTGGGGAACACAGACACAGTTAGCCAGGAGCCTCGGGAAGGGTGGCACAGCCAcggctccagctgtgcctcaaGGGGGAAGAGCTTGGGGAGTATTTTCTGTCAACTATACGCAAGAGAAAATGATGGttacataatatttttcctgtgttacAGCACTTTCTCCAGGTTTGTTCTCTGAGGAGCACTTCCCTGCCAaaccctgctcccacctggcatgcagggcagagctgctttggGGGCTTCTCACCTGGTgcatgggcagagctggcagctgaacCTGCTCCATCCCCGTCCTCGTGGCTGGCCACAACCTGCCTGTACTGTCCCAGCGCCCAGGAGAGCTTGTCATTGGCCTGCAGGACCTCAGCTGGGAAACCAGAGCAGACACAAAACACTCATCTTCCGGGGGAAGGCCAGGTCAGTTccacagcacccccaaaatGCTCCTGAGGAAGGGACAGTGCAGCTCAGGAGTGaaggccagcagagcaggctgccctCAGTTCCTCCCTTACCTTTCATTCCATTTTGAACACACAGCTGCTGATTCCAGGCCTCTTTCTCATTTATCAAGATCCCTTTGAAATCTTATCCCATCTCTAAAGTATTCCTAATTCCTGCCATCTCTTCTGCACTTTCTTTTCAGTTCTCTAAACATGAGAACTcaaaaaaactcagaaaaccACCTCAACTGAAGAAACAGATTCACTGTTTAACTTTGGGCTCCAAGTGAAGATTAACAGCTTCCTCAGAGATGAGCAGGAGAAGACCAAAcgccacttccctgggcatgGTTTCATGGTGAGAGCAGGGAGCTTTGCCCACAGGGTGCCAAGCAGCCAGCActcccctggcagggcagggcacagccctgtgccagtgccagggagcACAAGGACAGCGCTGGCGCTCACCCAGAGCCTCCTCGTCAGGCACTGCCTCGCTGGCCAGGCGGAAGAGCAGCGGCCGGAGCCTCTCACAGCGCTGGAACAGAGCCTGGGGGAAACATTGCACTGCTCAGCACCCCACACACCCACACCTCTGTCTGTGCCACCCCTGCAAGGGAGGCTCCTCTGGGAGAGCGAGGAAAAAGAGCATTTACCTGCAGGCTCTCCTGGTCAGCTGGGGATAATTCACCTCTCCTGTAGCTCTCCAGGAACTCATCCATACGTTTGACATTCTCAGAAACCTCACTGATGGTGTTCACTCTTCGGGACACCTGAGCTGACTTTTCTTGTTCCtgtgatgaaaaatgaaagaaagggaaattgTGACTTGGCTGGAGCACTCAGGGTCACAcctattaatattttattgcagGTAGAGAAGGCACAAAGCAGCACAGGTGAGAACAagcccccagctgccccatcAGGACACCCCGGCTGCCTGCTGTGGAATATGGAATACATCTCAGCACAGGGGCACGAGTGTGACTTCAGAATTTGAGCTGAGAGTTGGTGGCTTCTGCCACACAGAATGACACACTCAGAACCACAGGGCTTTGTTAAACCAGATCTCCTGTGTCAGCAGAGAAGTGGGATGCTCCTTCAGGTGGAACATGCAAACAGACAGGCcagacatgcacacacactgcatgCAGGAAAGAGGCAGTTCTGTACAGAAGTGATTTCTTTCCATCTGGGAACTGAgtttatttttggaaatttcCAACCACTACTGCAGTACTACTGCCAAGGTCCCACTGACAGGGAAGTGTCCTGCTCTATGCACATTCACAAATTCCCTCTCCTGGCAATGGCACATTttagggaaacaaaacaaaatgatcCCATGCTGTAATCTCAGACTAATTTGGAAAGCCTGAACACGGCCCCTtctctggggctgcagtgcaGAGGGTCTCCTGTCAAATGGAAGGGCCAGgctccctcccaccctccctggTGCAGAGAGGCCCCTCCGGGCAGCCCCCACCTCCTTGACGGCGCTCTGGATCAGGCGGTTGGCTGCCTGCAGGTCCTCGGGgtggctgctcctcaggagccTGGCCAGGAGCTGTCGGGACACAGGTGGGGcacagcagtgagcagcagcagcccctgggcaccgtgcacacagcacagccacagccactgctgcagaaCGGTCCCGTCATCCTGGAGACGTGTCAGCTCCTGTCCATAGCCCAATCCAGGCTACACTGCTCCTGCATACACTGGCTGGTCAGGATCAGGGActctggctctgcagaactTCTGTAAGACCCAGAGAAGCCCTCCCTTGGGGAGATTTCAAGGAAAAtgatgtttttctgtaaaaaagttttacttttttctaaGGAGATATTTCTGACAAAGTTTCAGAGAGTTCTCTAGCTGTTGCAGTGCAGGAGGGATCAGCATTATTCTGAAACAGCAGAAGCTCCCAAAATATTACTGAGCCTCTTTTCTCATCAGGACAAAACAGACGGTAGGGCATGAAGACTCTAAGATTTACCTTGGACTTCTCTTCATCTGTGTCAAAAATAGAATTCTGAGGTCTTGGAGAAGGGGGAGGTAAAATTTTGTCTTCTGGCAGTTTGGGATCTTCTTTTACAATCCCTGGAACAGGTAACAATAGTTGTTCAGTGATGCCCAAGCTGCTGAAACCTCGATGCTCAACAGTGCATGAGGTTTTGCACAGATTTCCAGATTAAAATGCCACTGAGGACTACTAAATATAATGGAGTGGATGAAAAAATCCATCCTGGGATCTCTTTGAACTCATCTCTCATAACCCTGGGAGATATTCCAGGGCAAAGATCACTTCTGAGCCCGTCCTGTGCTTTTTCCCTGCCCACAGTGTGAGCAGAGGCCTCAGACTGgtctgagctgtgcccaggaagGCTGTTCTTTGGAAAATCCCTTTAAACAGTTCCATGCATCCTTCAGaacccagccagcctgggaccTTTGTCCCTTTTCCTTACGCACAGCACATTAGGAAAAAGCTGAGTCACGAGCTGAGGGGGGCAGATATCTGTGGGGCAAACGATGGGCTTGGGAGGctaaaaaggaaactgaaataaCAGAACTGAACCTTGTTTCTTCAGCATCTGATAAGCATCCTGGATTTTGACTTCCTGAGGAAACCAGACTGTCCAACTGAATATCACTTCTGTGACCCTCGACTTGACTTTTTCTGAAGACCAAATTCCATAGTACTGAAAACAAGACAgtaaagaaagacaaaaagctCAAACCCAAGGAATTGGTGCCAGATCTGGCACAGGGACCCAGCCCCAAGGCATTTTTGCGCAGACACCAAGGATAAACTGGATTCCTGTGAGTTTATTCACAGTGCTGACAATGTGTATCCTGGGGTTAGGAAACACAGAACTGCTATGGAGTGTATGAGAATCACACACACATTCTATAACCATCAAAATTAAACCACTTCAAACTTCTCTGATCAGTTATTGAATCCAAAACCCAAAGCAGGTTATTTTAGTGAAAACATTCTGTGCTTGACTTTAAACACTCTCCTTAACTGCTGCAATGCAGTCACAGCACCGGCCTCAGCCAGCCCCTGACACaggaaaactgaacaaaaccagaaacaaacatTATTGTCTCTTATCAGCATCTGGGTGCTCTCTCCAATTTCTCTCATTATTGCCTATGACCACTCCTTTAACTATAAAAACACAAACCTCCCAAGGCCAGACATTTCAAACTGATTAGATGATACCCGTCctctcagagcagcaaacagAATTGTCTTCAGTGACATGTGCTTTAAAGTCTGTGGCTTCACTGAAATTCTGTTATCGAGCCCGAGACTGAGACAAGGAGTTTTGTTCTTCAGTTGGGCATTTCTTTGAAATCAGCTttttgcagctctgcccttgggCTGATGCAATGGAAAATGAAACGTGCAGCAGTGGTAAATAtgtgcaggagccagcagaagGGGAAATTGATGGTGTGATGCTCAGAGGGTGTCTCAGGCAGGCCCAGCCCACCCCCATGAAGAGGAGCATGGCCAGAAGATCCCACTGCCTCTGAGAAAGCAGAGTGCATTCCTCAACCCAAAACACCCTGTAACCACCATCACCTACCTTTGGGGAAAGCACTTTAATCAGCTCATTCAGAAACCTGAATTTTGCCATTTCACTGTGAAATCTGTCACCACAGTTGTTCACACAAGtctccagcacctgcagaaaacaaaatgttaccAACAGGAACTGAAAACACAAGGCTTGGGGAGCTTTCAAGAACTTTGTCATTATATTACTAAATCTAAGAACTTTCTGACACTGCATTCACCAACACAAGATACTGAGAAAGTCATGCAGCAAGAACATGTTTTATTCCTTCATCCAGCTTTCCTAGGCAGCACATTTAGGGTCACCTGCTCTGTTCTACCCATCACTAACAACTCTTGAGCTGTTGCCTCGGTGGTGggacacagctcacacagccagagctgcagaccAACAAAACACCTCAGCAGAGCAGCGTGGGGAGGAACAGAAGCAGTTACTGCCTCCaccctgccctggttcctgtAGTCCTTGTGCAAGGGAAAGTTAAATGGAGAGGCAtccaagagaaagagaaagacatGGACATCTaagagaaaagggagagctATCCTGTCTGCTCTGTCCTACATGCCAACTCTGTTTCCCAGTGACTGCTTTGTGTGCTGATGGAGGTACTCACTGTGAGGGCATGCAGGGCTTCCCCCTCCTGAGGGGACTGGATTTTGTGTGCCAGCAGCCTCAGCGCAAACCACGGGCTGGGGAAGAGCAAAGCAAGTCACACCATGCACGAGTTCCCAGCAAAGCAaatgctgctgggctgggtctgcacagaagagcagctgctgggctcacagcaggacagacacCCTCCCTCGGGCACAGTGCTGGCCAGGACACTGCTCACACACAGGGGGGAACCggtgaccccagccctgccccccagccctgcccaggggtgTCCtttgggagggagcagagggacaggctggggtgtccctgggcaggcaccaccggagctggctctgcagctgcaggagcttcagtgacagccagggcagcctgtgccagctcctgggcacGTGCTGGGTGCCAGGCCGTGAGCTCTGAACTCAGTCTGCTCTAAACACAGGGATGATCACTAAGGTTTGACAGGTCATTAGCTTAATTAGTCCCTGCTACttcccacagagcccaggctgccagcTGGAAGGTGAGGAAACCTCAGCAGAGATCCTCCACCCGtctggaaggaaaagctgaggctgagctgcctcGGGGCTCCCCTGCAGAACCCCACAGCAGGAATCCTTGGCCAGACTCCTAAGGGCACGgccagcaggtcctgctgcccCACGGGCTCCAGCATTGATGTCAGAGCCCATTCCCTGACACCACCCTCCACCACACTGGCACACACCTATTTCCAACTCCTATTTCCAACTCATTTCTGCTCCCAggaggggcagagcccagcgagccccctcagctccctctgcagctccccacagcacagccccaggcccgttcctgcagagccagacACAGCCTGGGGGAACACAAAGAGCTCTGTGTCTGCCTTACCCCTCCGTGTCAGCGTTCACCTGCTCGCAGAACCGCTGGATGCATTCCCAGTTCTCTGCGGAGACACTCGGGTCAGTGGCCTCATCttacagaaggagaaaaacgagggaggaagaaggaaagctCAGGCTCAGTGTGAGCCAGAGCAGGAAGCAGCTCAGCCCtcgctgctgccgctgctccaGAGCTTTCTGTAGCAGAAAGGGGAGATCCGGGACGAGCAGGAAACAGCTGTTACTAAAGTCTGCCTAAAAATATAGTCCCAAGCACACACTTAAAGTCAAGAACAGCCTGACAACAGCAGATGTTGCTTTTAGCAGGAGAAACCTAAAAACCATTTACAGGCAGCTCTCCTGAAACCACTACAAAACTTGTGCTGGAACACAGGTAGCTTACACATTAGCACAGCTGAATTCATGGAAAAAAGTCTTCTTTGGCTCTACCACTCCCCAGTCTGTCATTGAGCCAGCGCTGGGGGCAGGACAGATGGGGAAGAAGCCAGATGCAGCAAGCCAGCACCCACATCACTCCACAAGGGTTCcgtggggacagcagccccttccccggGAGGTgaagctgctccagtgcccagccaggctggaggaggcagcagaggcagccccGACCCGCAGCCCCAGCCGCACTCACTGAGCCAGCGCTCCAGCTGCCCGCTGCCAGCCATGGCTCCGTCCCGGGTCCCGGCGCCGCGCAGGAAGCGGCTCCGGGCGGCCCAGGGCAGCCCACgtgaggctgctggggaggaagggctcgtgtggctcctggggagggctgctgctgtggaagtgctcctgtggctgctgtggaagGGCTCACGTGAGTGTGGGCTCAGCACaagccctgagctcctcccCTCACCGGCTGCAGAGGAACTGTGAGAACGGAATCAAAGTCACCACATTGATTTAATAATCAAAAGGGCATCAGACCAAAGAGGATAAAACATCCAAATCTTCTCATCAGGGGTGTTTTCAGCAGAACCACGTACATGACACAGTACCCAGGAAACCCCCCTCTCAGCAGCTCACTGAGCCTGGTGGGCAACAGCTATaacatatatctatatatataaaaatacccCCCCCACTGTATTTATTGGGGAACCATGTTGTGTAGCTGTAGGTACCCTGACTGCAAGGCCCTCTCCAAAAAGAATCCGATCTGTTGCTTTCAGAACTTCAGTTACTTTCTGTCCACATGGTCTGAATTTACATGCTGATCCGTGTCTTCTTCTCCCACCCTGCCAAGCAGGCTCCTTGCACGAGGCGACGGCAGGACAGAGTTGAATCTGGACTTGGTTCCTCCCCCAAACAAAGTGGCTTGTGCTTGGTGCAGGTTCCTACAGACGTGGGACCAGCCCAGACACTGCCTGGCCTGAAGCCCAGCTCGTCTGCTCAGATGATCACACAGGTGCCACCTGCACCATCCCAGTGCACGGCCTGGCAGTGTCACCGACGTCCCTGTCAGCTGGAGAGGGCTCTGTGTATGCGGCCACACAcctcctcagctcccagggTCACCATCATCTCTGCCACGCTGGGGCCGTGCTGCAACAGAGAGAGCCACTGAGCACAGGAACTGACCTCCCCAGCTCGTGTCTGTGCATCACAgactggtgccagccctgcccagagggaCCTGAAGGGCTAGCACCAGAGCTGAGCCAGGACTAGGCTTTGGAGAACTTCTGGAAAATGTGGGTTTGAGCTCTGTGAAAGCACATTGCACGTCGTCTCAGAACTGCTCTTTTTACCTGCTGCCCGCTGAGCGCCAGGCGCAGGAGCTGCATCATGCTGCTGTACTTGGTCTCTCTGGTCTGCTTCTGGACACTTCTCAGCTCTCTGTTCAGCTCCTCCACAgtcagggcagctgctggcctTGTCAGGAGCCTTTGGGAAAGAAGGTGTCCTTGCACTCTGGGGACATGGAAACCACAGGGCTCCTCCCTCtcacccctgccctgtgccagggcgctccctctgctccccagcagcagagctcattCAAAAGAGCAAGTTTAAGCTACAAAATTATGCCACAGACctggaaaaccacagaaaaagcaGTAATTCTGATTGTTTTCAGAGATGAGGAGCCATTCTGCCACTACTCAGCTCAGACAGCAGCACACTTACCCTAAGACCAGTTTTCCTATTTTATCTGCTTCTGCAGAAATTGTTTGTAGCTGCTGCCGGGACACCGAGGGCCTGACCCACAGGTAGGAGTAATCACTCGACACCAGATTCTTCAGGAGGTTTATGTGGCCCTGggggagaaaagcaaagctggcaaggcagagggctgtgctgtgcaggaagcAGTTCCTCAGCCTGGAGGACACTGGCACAGATATCTGCCACTACTCATACTTTTCTCAGCAGAAGGACTCGCTCCACATATTCCTGTTCCAGAACATCTGGATCCACTTGCTGATCCCCATAGACGAGCTccaccagcccctgcagctccctgacaAGCTTCTGGCGCAGCCCTTGGTTCTCAATGTGACGGGTGAGGTgaatcctgcagcagagcacagacctGCTTTTGGAATGCTTTGGCTTGGATCACCCCAACCACGTTTCACAGAaaccacagaatattctgagttggaagagaccctcagggatcatcaagtccaactcttaaggGAACAGCCCATCTGGGGACTGAACCCTCAACTCTGACATTcttagcaccatgctctgaccaaCTGAGCTAAAACTGTGGAAGTGTTAGAAAAGTAGCACTAAACCAGAGTCAGACACTCTACAAATAAGCATTTAGCTCAGGTGCCCCACAGGGAACTGATGATGAGGCCACTCTTAGCAGCACAATGTCCTACGAGCACAAGTGTACTTGCAGAAGAACCTTCTGGAAGTGTTAACTCTTTTTAGATGTTATTTTCTTAGGTTATAAACTTAAGACTTTAGATCCTCACAGCTACACCCACCCTCTCTCTAGACTTCCAGTGCTGCCAACCCCAGTGTCCAAGCACAGAATGGGAGAGGAGGCAGGAACTGTGTGAGCAGAAACTTATGGTTCCTCTCAGCAGAGCCCAACAGGTGCTGCACCAGGatccaacaaacaaaacctccagCCAAAGCCAAGTGCTAGAAACAAATTCCAATTGACATGGTGCTTACTACATTTTAAAGCTACCACTAATTTTTTACCTGTTGAATTCTGGGAGTGCTTCGAGGTCCAGGAGAGCAGAATGGGTTGTAATTCTGCCTACTTCAAACTGGGAGATCAGCTCCTCCAGAGTCCTCCCCATCTGCTTCGCTGCAACATAAGCCAAAGGGAAtcacagggctctgtgctctccttgggcacggggctgggagCACGCTGAGCAAAGGTGACACAGGACAGCCACctgtgcagtgcagcagcagcagggctgtccccgggcaggcaggagggaagtgGCGGCAGGCACTCTGCCATGCTGCCctctccccaggagctgctgtgctgcagaggcacTGGGATGTTCTGCTTGGCTCCATCACCTTCCCCAGCAGAACCCCTCTGCCTCAGCTGGCCACAGAGAAGTCACACTCAGCCAGGAGTGGGCACTGCCCAAGCAAGATTTCATTCCCAAGCAGAGTTCTCAAAACACAAGTTAATTTGTGATCTCTGCACAGCAAGAACCACAAAAAGAGACATTGACTCAGCTCCTTGTGGTCTGTCAGGTTAAAGGAAagctggcacaggtgccagaCAACACTGCAATCACTAACCACAGATTGCAACTTTTCCCAAGACTTCACAGGGTTTCTCAGCCTTGAAGGGAGGGTTTTCCCAAGGGAGAACCCATTAAGCACCTGATTCAGTTTTAatggctgcacagcagcaggaagactTCTaccatcccagctccttccacaggagctctgcagaaggCCTGGTGGCACCTCAGCGACTGGCTGGATACATGGCACCCATCCCCTGACCCCTTCAAACACCGACAGGATCTCAGCTATTAAAACAAACCCTTCATGCCATGAAGCCAGCACGAGgtgagcaggcaggcaggagcccctGGCGGTACCTGGGAACCCCGAGCCGCAGTTGGTGACGATGTCCAGCAGTGCCTCT from Camarhynchus parvulus chromosome 14, STF_HiC, whole genome shotgun sequence includes the following:
- the GGA2 gene encoding LOW QUALITY PROTEIN: ADP-ribosylation factor-binding protein GGA2 (The sequence of the model RefSeq protein was modified relative to this genomic sequence to represent the inferred CDS: deleted 1 base in 1 codon): MAGSGQLERWLNEATDPSVSAENWECIQRFCEQVNADTEGPWFALRLLAHKIQSPQEGEALHALTVLETCVNNCGDRFHSEMAKFRFLNELIKVLSPKYYGIWSSEKVKSRVTEVIFSWTVWFPQEVKIQDAYQMLKKQGIVKEDPKLPEDKILPPPSPRPQNSIFDTDEEKSKLLARLLRSSHPEDLQAANRLIQSAVKEEQEKSAQVSRRVNTISEVSENVKRMDEFLESYRRGELSPADQESLQALFQRCERLRPLLFRLASEAVPDEEALAEVLQANDKLSWALGQYRQVVASHEDGDGAGSAASSAHAPACRAAPRRTRSYTLIDFSELEAVALSPPEPSADTASAPRHGSTTSSCLLEEQLCSLGLSNSPVTQEPPPDFGLAEPAVHNGFREGVSAVQSLAPLQGWEDSRAGKSEFQSLDEQLSPPSRTKTLSLDLSPMKLPFPDLPSNSVADPPLLSPGYDLKPAASLHSASNDASLENLFVPLISVTLSTISPLTVYDRNGFKAMLHFSRDPAPGRPDVLVMVLSMLSTSAHPIKDIVFQAAVPKTMQIKLQPASGSELPAFSPLLPPAVLSQVLLLSNPHKDPIRLRYRLVFTQGLQPFREEGQVTGFPEAALWGRS